A genomic region of Eucalyptus grandis isolate ANBG69807.140 chromosome 5, ASM1654582v1, whole genome shotgun sequence contains the following coding sequences:
- the LOC104446338 gene encoding LOW QUALITY PROTEIN: phospholipase A(1) DAD1, chloroplastic (The sequence of the model RefSeq protein was modified relative to this genomic sequence to represent the inferred CDS: inserted 2 bases in 2 codons) produces the protein MEYQGVRNWDGLLDPLDXNLRCEILRYGGFVDAAYQAFDFDPSSPTYATRRFSKSSLFERCGLPGTGYRITRNLTASSGIQLPRWAERAPGWMSTRSSWIGYVAVCQDKDEIARLGRRDIMIAYRGTATCLEWLENLRATLSHVPASGPADAGACPPVDAPMVQSGFLSLYTSRAATCPSLQEMVREEIARLLRTYGDEPLSLTITGHSLGAALATLTAYDVKTAFGQAAPLVTVISFGGPRVGNQSFRCCLEEQGTKVLRIVNSDDLITKVPGFVIDGAAGDDVSSDQDVPVVGLLSWIQRRVADTQWVYAEVGMELRLSSRDSPYLSXINVATCHDLKTYLHLVNGFVSSNCPFRATAERVSAAAALGRRKLGRDRESDGFSGEGRAGDGWVCK, from the exons ATGGAGTACCAGGGCGTCCGGAACTGGGACGGCCTCCTCGACCCGCTCG GAAACCTGCGGTGCGAGATCCTCCGGTACGGCGGCTTCGTCGACGCCGCGTACCAGGCCTTCGACTTCGACCCTTCCTCTCCCACCTACGCCACGCGCCGCTTCTCCAAGAGCTCGCTGTTCGAGCGGTGTGGGTTGCCAGGCACCGGGTACCGCATAACCCGGAACCTGACGGCGAGCTCCGGGATTCAGCTACCGCGCTGGGCGGAGCGGGCGCCCGGCTGGATGTCCACTCGGTCGAGCTGGATCGGGTACGTCGCGGTGTGCCAGGACAAGGACGAGATCGCCCGGCTGGGGCGGAGGGACATTATGATCGCCTACCGGGGGACGGCGACGTGCCTCGAGTGGCTCGAGAACCTGCGCGCCACGCTTTCCCACGTCCCCGCGTCGGGCCCCGCCGACGCGGGCGCGTGCCCGCCGGTGGACGCGCCCATGGTGCAGAGCGGGTTCCTGAGCTTGTACACGTCCCGCGCCGCGACATGCCCGAGCCTGCAGGAGATGGTGCGCGAGGAGATCGCGCGGCTCCTGCGGACCTACGGCGACGAGCCGCTCAGCCTGACCATCACCGGCCACAGCCTGGGCGCGGCCCTGGCGACGCTCACCGCGTACGACGTGAAGACGGCCTTCGGGCAGGCGGCGCCGCTCGTCACCGTCATCTCCTTCGGCGGCCCGCGGGTGGGGAACCAGAGCTTCCGGTGCTGCCTCGAGGAGCAAGGGACCAAGGTCCTGCGCATCGTCAACTCGGATGACCTGATAACCAAAGTGCCCGGGTTCGTCATCGACGGGGCCGCCGGCGACGACGTGTCGAGCGACCAGGACGTCCCCGTGGTGGGCCTGCTGAGCTGGATCCAGCGGCGCGTGGCGGACACACAGTGGGTGTACGCCGAGGTGGGGATGGAGCTCCGGCTCAGCAGCAGGGACTCCCCCTACCTCA GGATCAACGTCGCCACGTGTCACGACCTCAAGACCTACCTGCACCTGGTGAACGGCTTCGTCAGCTCGAACTGCCCGTTCCGAGCCACCGCGGAGAGGGTCTCGGCGGCCGCCGCTCTCGGGCGGAGAAAGTTGGGGCGTGATCGTGAGTCCGACGGCTTCTCCGGCGAAGGGCGGGCCGGCGATGGCTGGGTTTGTAAATAG